In the genome of Amphiura filiformis chromosome 11, Afil_fr2py, whole genome shotgun sequence, the window ataaaATAATGAAACTACTAACCAATCAGAAGTGAATTGGCATGATTGGATTCACTTCCATATTACTCACATGTGGGTATTCAATTCATCACACATCGTATGCGGACAATTGTCACGCTTtgtgttcattcaaattgaaattcTACTAAAGTGTCTGCACAATACCTGCATTTTTAATTTTCTCTATAGGGAGGGTCATGCCACAGTAATAAAAGAGATTAAAGACCAAGTACCACAGAAACCTGATGCTGTCATAACCTGTGTAGGAGGTGGTGGATTACTGTGTGGGGTCATTGAAGGTTTACAAAGTGTGGGCTGGATGGATGTACCTGTCATCGCTATGGAAACCAAAGGAGCTGATAGTTATAATCAAGCAGTGAATGCTGGGAAATTGGTCACGCTACCCGATATTACCAGGTCAGTTGCTCTTTTaaaattagaattaaaattctttacaTGATGACCATAGGCTTCATAGGCATAGATCCACgggggataaattcccccaatattttgcccgggggatggtccatacactcatccccccaatgttgacgcccgtgggtttctgaccaaactaacatcatatttggccattttagcccccaaaatgccaatttttgcatGTTTCACACAAATTTATTCCTCTTTTGGACCATATTTAGCCAATTTTGCTTCAATATTGCAAATTTTTTTCGTGCGCGAAATAAactattttgttgccaaaaggtgctggatttacattaccccatcccccccaatgtcaaaaagaaatctacgccactgataggCTTTgataaaatttgtttgttttttgttgggacatacatgtacacaacctacaatcccggaaaaaatgtgttcgaacacccactgtaattcctatgttcttcttagcatagtgcatacgctatatgagtcactggaaactaagaattataatagtgttgtctcaatgttcatcttatgcatgcccctccctttccccaccaaacaatgttgggagaagatatggtgaagattagcatattgggcatgccaacattgtacggggtagaagggggaccatttccaataaggccttaaaagtgttcgaacaaatatttctaagattgtagatGGCGAGTAACTTTTATGATAGCATAATAATGGAAAAAAGAATGATTGAAATCTATAATTCTATAACGGATTACAAAATGTGAGCAATTTTCATCTTCAAGTTAAtttgcctattgcacggttctgcCATGATGCATGGAGAGCCTCGAACTGTCGTgacatgaaagaaagaattatataactttacacaatgttatatgactcattcaattcccattcatgcatgctaccagatcgaggctctcctcgctttatggcggaaccatgcaatgggtgaataccAATTATTTCTCAGTATTTTAATGTCTGGTACATGTAAGAGGCTCTGATATGTGTTTGTCCAAGTGTTTATTATGGACTAGTCCTGTTGAAATCCTCCATACACCTCtatttacacagggagtgtgaattgcaaatggagttacctgaatgggtgactccatttgaaatctacactccctgtgtggaagatgagggtcatgtcttccatagagggtgtatggatttcatctggaatagctacCTTGAACTAACCATAAGACATGCTAAATTATTTGCATTTGGGCCTGTAAAAATCCTGTAGATTTTTAAACATAGGTTCCATATGGCCCTTGAAAAGTCTGGCTAATTCCTAACACTGGGTATTAAATAGAGATATTGATATTTAGATGATATCAAAATTTTGTTTGAATTTCTAATATAAATCTTGATTCTAGACGTGAGATCTTGTTGAGTGttgaatttcaaaacaaaacaaaaaacaatgtttCAGTGATGATGAAGTTGCTGCATAGTggatattgggctgttccagttgaaatccatacaccccctatggaagacatgatcttaatcactgacacagggggtgtagatctcaaatggagtcaacAGTTTAGGTAATCGCATTTGAAAATCACATGCACTCCCGTGTGTACGATTAAGGCCATGTTTtctataggggtatatggatttcaactggaatagcccattgatgtaTATGTAAAGACAAAACATTCAGTTTATAGATGCGATTGTAGCAATGTTTATAAACAAAAGGTACAGGACTGGTGTGACGATATGATTGAGGGAACAGCATGTGATCACTATCCGATTTGTGTGAAGTTTTCAAATCATGGGTCCTCAACAAAACATGATGTATGGGGCACCACATGCATACTACACCAGATAAACATTAAAACTGCTGACCAAATCTTTGGTACAtgtatgatgtcacatgttaCCTCATCTACATGTGACTGTTTTCCacaaaagttgcaagttggtggTTTCTAGACCTTCGATTTGTTGAGTTGCATCTCTCTGTTTGAAGACACATTTATAGTCAGTGATATGTTCATAATTTAGTATCAAAGATAATGGTACTATGTCAACAGGATCACatgcttgagtaatgaaccacgatcaaaacaatcaccacatgaagtatatggcactcgaaggcatactaaaatagcgtgatccggtaaccaaaaGGAAataccacttcgatgctgaatatgcTGTACTgtgtattcaattctgtccccattcacaaaggacacaccactgccaatacaggtgtgTACAAGCAAAGAAAATAAACTCAACAGTGGGAGCGTTTCCAAACTCCCGACTTTACCctaattttgtgggagcaggtcacatatcttACAGAGGCTAACTatttaaatgtaaattttgtattgCAGCTTAGCAAAATCTTTAGGGGCCTTAACTGTAACCGAGAAAACGCTTGAATACTACAAGCAGCACCCTATACATTCCGTAGTTTTAGAAGACAAAGACGCCACACAAGCATGTATCAACTTTCTTGGTAAGTTGAAGTGCCTCTTATTTCATAAGAAagcttattattatttttattttttgttgatgttgcatTACAGTTTAGCCACATGTTTAGGATCATTAACAGTATGCCAGAAAAGTCTGGATTACTACACGCAGCACCCTATACATTCAGTCGTTGTTGAAGACAAGCATGCCACACAGGCCTGCTTGAACTTGCTTGGTAAGTTTGGCAGCATGGAACTTATGGGGGAGAATGCATACCTGCTATGTTTACATGTAGATGTTGGGGGAAAACATCAATGCACAAAAGAAAATCATCATTTGTTGAACAATTCTTTCTTTTCACAACTGTTACAGCTAACTTTTGCTAACCTTTGGTTACGGTTTTAAGTGATTTGGGAGTTTGGTGTAGTTATAATATACCTTTTTGCACTTCTTCTTCTACTTTAGCCTGCTTCACTCCAATGCAGGAGAAAAGCCCTCTTCACCAACTTTCCAGTCCATTCTATCTTGAGCTATTCTCTGCCAAGGAATGCTGTTTTTTGGTGTTAAccaaagaattaaagaaagagaaTCAGCAATTGagcgccatcttgatacaggcatgaagCAAAAaatgggggtattcggtttcccttggAATGTACTCGATcgggcattcgttgtcatgcaagcgcgacatggatgaagggcgcatttgagagacgcatttGATGCGACCTAcatgcgagtaccaagacgcttcagatgagatgcagaattgtttttgttcgtctctgcataccgtcggcaaggacccgaatacccccaattttctccccacagCTGACGGTgcaattgtacgtggcggtatagggagtcttggttctccttctctaattctgtggtgttAACTCATCCCTCCATCTCCTGCTTTGTCTCCCTCTTCTTCTGGTTAGGAGTCTAGGAGTCCAATCTGTTGCTCTGTGTGTCCATCTGTTAATTGTCATAACTCCAGTCCAGATGTCCTGCCCACCTCCATTTCTTTGATTTGATGATCAACATAATATCATCCTGCATTCCTGATTTCTGTCTTATCTGTATTTGTATGCTATGTTGCACTGTCACAAGTTAACCACCGTTTGAGAGCTTTTGTTTCAACTTGTCTGTCTCAAACCTTGCTGTCTTTAGCCCCATGGACACTACTGGCCGAATTATCAGCCTCTAAAAACTATTTTAATTGGTTACAAATTTTAAGAGGCATGTATTATGTattaagccaatcagagatatggtataAGAATAGCCAATTGGGCTGATAgggagtaagcttaaaattgctcagAGATGTAAaaactctattttgattggttactcagatgattatatcatataattaaccaatcagagacacTGTATGAAAAGCAGTAGTGCTCATGAGGTTCAGTTTAGTGATGCTGTGGTTTGGTGGTGAGCTGTTGTCTCTCTATCTGCTACTCTGAAATACTTCATTCTTGGGTGGTGTAAAGCCCTAGCAGGATCCTATATCATATCTTCCCACGTGTTATTTTGTACAAGCAAATTCCATAAATATGTGGGCATTAGCCAACGAAAAGAAGAAACGCTGTTCTACAGGGTTAACAAAAATGTTAATGATGATGGTGACAATGGCGACAACAACATTGACTTTTGGTGACGAGCATGCGTTTCAAAATCACATGGGAGTCTTTTAGTGACAAGCGATGTTGGAAAAGAGGCACATAACAGCTGAATATATATATGTGTCACTTCCAAAATTTAAGTGCCCCCATATTATATTTTCCCAgtatattttcaaatgtttgTAATCGAGACCAAATCATTTTGTAAGAATAAGAATTCACATGCTAATGCTGCTGTTGTGCAATGAATTAAGCATTATAGTGTGAGGACTTTGTGTTGCTCCGATTTTCAGAATGCATcatataccgtattcgtccgagtatagtcccacgttcgagtatagtcccaccccccatttttcaatttttttgtttttaaattcgagtataatcccacccccaattttgaaaaattttcacctaaaaaacaggtagaactatactcggaccaatacggtaattggGTGTGTTTGGTAAAAAAATGCCTGCCCAACCAACCCAGCATCAGAATACTGTCCTCCGGATAATAGGGTATTCTTTGTTCATCGCCTTAGCCTCTTTCTGTATATATAATGGTACCAGTCTAATTGGTACATCTCCAGCTATAATAGCTTCCTGGCATGTTTTGAAAGGTGAGTATTGTACCACATGATCAtatacataggcttaggaaccaggGGGCTGgaggggctcagcccctcaataattttaagTGTGGCAGCCCCCCTCGCATAATCCTaagtgaagttaaaaaattgtgataaaatagagggtgtttgtgacctatattttgcaaaattttctgactccgaGGCACCCCCCAAGACTACCCAccaaatttgtttcaattttcaggccccccccccatgttgaaaatcttccttaGCCAATGATATATGTTGCATTTGTTTCTCCAACAGATGACCACAGAATGCTAGTGGAGTTGGCGTGCGGTGCAGTGTTAGCAGCCATCTATGAGGACGTCATTCCTAAACTACAGAAAGAAGGCAAACTAAAAGATAACATAGAATCCGCTGTGGTAATTGTATGTGGTGGTGCATCTATGACACTACAGGCTTTATTGGACTATAAAAAAACTGTTGGCATTGAGTAGGATTTGTTAAATTAATACATATTTAATTCAAAACCCTCTGTATTCAGGACACTTTTAATCCCATGGGCAATACATAGTACTGCTTTTTCTTACATCTGAGTAACCAAATTATTgacattttcggtaaatcccataagcctttattttattttattttattttattttattagatcttattttgcctggggaacaaactcagtggtccacactgatttccagtctggcccaggggtcaaacaaaatacaccaaaaatacaaatgaaatacatacaaaagaaattttgtctttgcgggtagacctgtgatgtcgtcatatgacgtcacgccgatgtgcaAATCATGTAGCGAACATTGTTACTGTGAAGTGTGCAGTAACGATGTGTGCATTCAGACATAACAAAGTCACAGGTCtccccgcaaaggcttatgggatttaacaAAAAGGTTAATCAAAATAGAGCTTCTAGGTTTCTAAGcagttttaagcttaatccccttaaagcctactgactattcttaattTGTGATtagctcaatacatgatatagccttcTTTGTGCAGCACAACTGAgaaaaggcattgacatcaaaCTTGAGGTGAGCCAAAGTTTGCCTGTAagatctattttgattggttgcaaagAGAGTATATCAtgaattcagccaatcagaaatatggtaagaatagtcggGAGGGCTGAAGGGGAGTATGCTTTAAAAGCTCCTGAGAAATCTAAAACTtatgttttgattggttactcagatgattttaTCATGTAATTACCCAATCCAGAGCACTATAAGAAAAAACAGTTGTGCCCATGGAATTATACAGGGTGACAAGCAGAGACTGTAATAATCATTCTGCAGTGACTTATGTGTGTGTGAAGAAGCAGCTTATGTATggtatgtatataaattgggcGGTCACAATTATCCTAATTCTGCAATAGTAAGTGATTTTAATCAGGTTCAAATTATATATTTGCTGAAAATTATGTacaaaattatcaatattttatCATCATGAAATTTAGGTCACAACATAATGTAAATCGTAaaataaacaacaataacaatatttaTCTTGTTTTTTTAATCGTTATCATTTTATTGTTCATCTTGATTGGTGGTACCCAGGAGGTTTGCCTTACATGGTTGAGGgtcaaatatataaatatatgagAAGTCAGAAATAAATATCGttccaaaacaaaatgcacaAACAAATTCTGTAAATCTACCTCTTGACATTTGAACTCAGCCATTAATGAGCAGTTTGCTGACTTACTGCAATGATCCCCTGGTTGCAGGGGTAGGTTCAGATCTTAGTTGATACCATTTATCACACCAGTAGTGCTGAAATTAGCCCTAAACGGGACTaaaattgagaaaataagtcCTATATATGCAAGACCTGGAGATCATAGGATGAACCCAGTTGCCTACCCTTGCTTAAAGTATTTATAAtaccatttccaggactttcaCTGTTActaaaaaaaaggatttttttttcaaaattttataaacttttgatatcCTCTCAGGAACTTTGTTTTTTACAATATTGGGTAGAcacattttattatgattcaccAATAAGAAAATCTATTTGCAGAAAAGTAAAGCGTACATGTGAACTATGCATACTCTGTCATTAGGGTAAATATGGCCAATTTTAGGAaacaagggccaaaaacatgccctTTAGGGTATAtgtttgtatgctgtgacaaaaaaagccttgtactaagactaatttcaggctAAGCATTCTAAGTTTTTGTTAAACACAtttctataatatttttaaaccAATTATTAAAATTCACATAAAATACTAAAATCATGAGCAAACTCATAGCCTAAAGCCAAAAGTTTGAATGCTTTATATAGCATGTGTTTGGCCTATTTCCCCCTCaacttgtaaaaatgttaaaattgtacttttattgccagtaaactaattaaataattaggatttggctatgtttcatttggcaaaacaggataaaaatTTTCAATACCTTCCAAAAACTGTTAGTTTTCTGGAATATGGATTAGTTCAACATTCTGAGGAAGAATATCGGCAAGACATAAACTGTCATGTTAGTGAAGTTACTACATTGGTATTGAGAACGTAACATTGCAATCTACAGggtatatcaaaataaagtatacactttgaaaaatgccactagattaaaaaataTAATGTATTTGGTTAAAATGCTATAGTTGatctgaatcaacatcttgtcatcccataactgtaaaatcactggcgcgtgaccattaataaggacgcagtggctatttttgtgagccaagtaaaaatgcagttacgcgaagtcaattaaaatccaAGCAACATGAAAATAGCACAGTTAACTACtctctttacagtaattgaccgtcttagtcttccacatggtcACCAGGGCATGGCCACtattcctctgtatgcagatatcagctctcctcaacatggtATTCACACCATGTCttatgagaggtctgtcctgcctggggatgtcaacttgtgcaattatgtgtctctggagttcatgtctgcaggaggacttgtgaaatcCTTTGATTTTAGGGGTTTTGAGGTTTAACATCAAGAGATCTTAGGGGCCATTCCACATGGTGCTTTAAATCACACAATTGCCATACAAAAGGCATTCTGCCAATTACTGTAAATAAAGTGGTGaaactgtgattttcatgttattttaactGACTTtgtgcaactgcatttttacaagGCTctcaaaaatagccactgagtcttTATTAATAGTCACTCGTtcatgattttacagttgtgggagatcaagatgttgattcagctgtcATCTaaataattttgaccaaatacctcatttaaatctagtggcatttttcaaactgtatactttattttgatacaccctgttttTACAGATGTATGTATGTTTAAGGGCATCATGTGCAAATGATACAGGTTTATTCCCATATAAGGTcattattcttattatttattattattataggtattttatttttcacatatcATGACCAAATGGCCAAAttacatattaaaacattaaaaaatattgaacgctaaaattaaaagacatcaaaaacaaattgcacacattaatactgactttgaccaaatattgcacaggtattgaaaaacatcaaaatataaattattattatactaaatttcaaaacatgacaaaaatattATAACTGCTGCACCAGACTATTAAAAGGGCATTCATGTCACTGAAGAACAATACCAAGAAGAGATTACTGGTTTAAGATATCAACAAAATATGGGATAGGACTCATCCGAAAGCGCTCGATTCTGGCACAGAATTGGGAAAAATCGTGGGAATTGCAAATTGCGACCATGCCTCTgaagtctggtaggagggattaATGACTGTGTTCGCTCATTTTTAGGCAGCCCTTCATCAAACCTAAGACAGTGCTCCACCCTAGCTCCTATCAGACAGGGAGTCAAGTTTACAGCGAAGCAGCGCATCATGATAAGAAATATAATCTCCTTCCAAGATTGTTCTACAGGCTCTTTTTTGGATAGACTCAAATTCTTTGGATTGCTTAACTGAAATGCCAGAATGCCACACAACATTGGCATACTCCAGAATCTGTCTTACATAACTACTGTTGAAGACACTCAGCTCGATCAAAGCCAAACCTCAGCATAAACCTAAGGACCTTATCATAAACAACCTCTTATTGGCTTTTTTAAGCATGTTATTAACCTGGATGTCTCACTTGAGGTTGTCCTGAAGATAAATGCCAAGGACCATGGCCTCTGTGACGTATGCCAGTGGTTCTGTACCAATTCTCAAGTCGCCAGCATGGGGCTTGTTTTTACTGAAGCAAACTCACTCATATTAACAGGGCAGACATTGTAGGTGTGTGCAGCTATGAATCACCATTGTTGGGTTCTTatgcttaggcaaaaaaaaaagtagtttggttggcctcaaccgaccgacccttattttgaaaatctggaataaagtttttactgtacaaaagaataccggccttaatttttgaaattcagagattttttttctttcagagaTTTTGCCATTCGAAAAagaaattttaacattttctttacatttctaATCTGCTTAAAAACGAATGAAGTAATACAATaataaaagatcaaaatttgGTTTAAGTTTATTTTGGCTATAACCTTTAAAAAATCATACCGAGCGACCCTGTCTTTCACAAGGTGATCAAGGACAACCAAACAACTGTTTTTTTTCTTAGCCTTATGCAACAACTTCCCAAAAACAGGATATGATTAAAATTGCCCTTATAGGACCCAAGACTTCTGCAGATTTGTCACATCTTTTCCAAGACTGCTGATTTAGATATCCTAAACaagatttttttcaatatttacagCACCATGATTCCCTTTCTTTTCAGGATTCTAATTAATAATGGTGATATTAGGGAATCCAATTTTTCTGCTAACTCTATTGCCTTTGTAACATGAACATAGGAATACAACATAAATCCAAAATCCCCAATATATCTACATCAGGTTGAGAACTGTTAAGCGTTTACTTGCTCCAGTTATAGTATCCATTGTcttttgttttcaaaacattGCTTATCATTTCCCTACTCTCCTCACTCAGCTGACAAAGTCGCATATCAAGCTCTTTGAGGCAAGGCATATATCTGAGTGCCTCAAGCAACTTATCTACTGATTCACCTATTTCATTTTCTGATAAATCCAAATCTTCTATTCTCAAACCACTCTGTGATGTAC includes:
- the LOC140164937 gene encoding L-serine dehydratase/L-threonine deaminase-like isoform X2, which gives rise to MTEDKPLHICTPLLESVPLSKKAGFKVYIKCDNLQPTASFKIRGIGNMCQKALKKGGNHIISSSGGNAGYAAAYAAKQLGIPATIVIPGSTPEFVADNMRDVKAHVIRHGKVWDHANTYALQLAKEKEGSIVIHPFDHPDIWEGHATVIKEIKDQVPQKPDAVITCVGGGGLLCGVIEGLQSVGWMDVPVIAMETKGADSYNQAVNAGKLVTLPDITSLATCLGSLTVCQKSLDYYTQHPIHSVVVEDKHATQACLNLLDDHRMLVELACGAVLAAIYEDVIPKLQKEGKLKDNIESAVVIVCGGASMTLQALLDYKKTVGIE
- the LOC140164937 gene encoding L-serine dehydratase/L-threonine deaminase-like isoform X1 — protein: MTEDKPLHICTPLLESVPLSKKAGFKVYIKCDNLQPTASFKIRGIGNMCQKALKKGGNHIISSSGGNAGYAAAYAAKQLGIPATIVIPGSTPEFVADNMRDVKAHVIRHGKVWDHANTYALQLAKEKEGSIVIHPFDHPDIWEGHATVIKEIKDQVPQKPDAVITCVGGGGLLCGVIEGLQSVGWMDVPVIAMETKGADSYNQAVNAGKLVTLPDITSLAKSLGALTVTEKTLEYYKQHPIHSVVLEDKDATQACINFLDDHRMLVELACGAVLAAIYEDVIPKLQKEGKLKDNIESAVVIVCGGASMTLQALLDYKKTVGIE